From the Xiphophorus maculatus strain JP 163 A chromosome 20, X_maculatus-5.0-male, whole genome shotgun sequence genome, one window contains:
- the LOC102222159 gene encoding paxillin isoform X5 produces MCSDVFCFLDALLADLESTTSHISKCSLFLSDEAAYSLPVGGQDQKGISSPPERSLNGVDDSESFSSAQKSQWSRESSSPNQPSGEEDHVYSFPNKQKTSESSSSPAAMNSSLGSNLSELDRLLLELNAVQQSTPAFPTEVAPPLPASSTIRHIQENGLSAPGRIPPPTLEKPKHVVAARGIQDARPSVESLLDELESSVPTPIPTPLVVSDDGQAETLSQQQARMSASSATRELDELMASLSDFKVQSNIQSQGIQSASAPTKPANKLDNMLGNLQSDLNKLGVQTNAKGVCGACKKPIAGQVVTAMGRTWHPEHFVCTHCQEEIGSRNFFERDGLPYCEKDYHNLFSPRCHYCNGPILDKVVTALDKTWHPEHFFCAQCGSFFGPEGFHEKDGKAFCRKDYFNMFAPKCGGCNRAILENYISALNSLWHPECFVCRECFTPFINGSFFDHDGQPYCEAHYHERRGSLCSGCQKPITGRCITAMGKKFHPEHFVCAFCLKQLNKGTFKEQNDKPYCHGCFVKLFS; encoded by the exons atgtgttctgatgtgttttgttttttagatgcTTTGTTGGCGGACCTTGAGTCCACAACATCCCACATTTCCAAATGCTCACTCTTCCTGTCTGACGAAGCCGCCTACTCCCTGCCTGTTGGGGGTCAGGACCAGAAAGGCATCAGCTCTCCGCCGGAGAGAAGTCTGAATGGAGTAGATGATTCAGAG TCCTTCAGCTCAGCTCAGAAAAGTCAGTGGTCTAGAGAAAGCAGCAGTCCAAACCAACCCAGTGGAGAGGAGGACCACGTTTACAG TTTCCCTAACAAGCAGAAGACCAGCGAGTCGTCATCATCACCGGCTGCCATGAACTCATCACTGGGCAGCAACCTGTCTGAACTGGACCGCCTGCTGTTGGAGCTCAACGCCGTCCAGCAGAGCACCCCTGCCTTTCCCACAGAAG taGCTCCACCACTGCCGGCAAGCAGCACTATCCGCCACATCCAGGAGAATGGGCTCTCTGCTCCTGGTAGAATCCCTCCACCTACCCTGGAAAAGCCGAAGCATGTCGTAGCAGCGCGAGGAATACAGGACGCACGGCCGAGTGTGGAGAGCCTTCTGGATGAGCTGGAAAGCTCGGTGCCCACACCCAT tcCCACACCCTTGGTCGTCTCAGATGATGGACAAGCGGAGACCCTGTCTCAGCAACAAGCCAGAATGTCTGCGTCCTCTGCCACACGAGAGCTGGATGAACTCATGGCTTCCCTGTCTGACTTCAAAGTCCAAAGCAAT ATCCAGTCACAGGGCATCCAGTCAGCCAGTGCTCCTACAAAACCAGCCAACAAGTTGGACAACATGCTGGGAAATCTGCAGTCTGACCTCAACAAACTCGGCGTCCAGACCAACGCTAAGGGAGTTTGCGGTGCCTGCAAGAAACCGATTGCTGGACAG GTGGTGACTGCCATGGGCAGAACGTGGCACCCGGAGCACTTTGTGTGTACCCACTGCCAGGAAGAGATAGGCTCCAGGAACTTCTTTGAGCGTGACGGGCTGCCTTACTGCGAGAAAGACTACCACAACCTGTTCTCGCCGCGATGCCACTACTGTAATGGACCCATACTGGAT AAAGTAGTGACAGCTCTGGACAAGACCTGGCATCCAGAGCACTTCTTCTGTGCTCAGTGTGGATCCTTTTTTGGCCCAGAAG GTTTCCATGAAAAGGATGGAAAGGCGTTCTGCAGAAAGGACTACTTTAACATGTTTGCTCCTAAATGTGGCGGCTGCAACCGGGCCATCCTGGAGAACTACATCTCTGCCCTCAACTCACTCTGGCACCCAGAGTGCTTCGTCTGCAGG GAGTGCTTCACGCCGTTCATAAACGGCAGCTTCTTCGACCACGACGGCCAGCCGTACTGCGAGGCCCATTACCACGAGCGCCGCGGCTCCCTGTGCTCCGGCTGCCAGAAACCCATCACCGGCCGCTGCATCACCGCCATGGGCAAGAAGTTTCACCCGGAGCACTTTGTGTGCGCCTTCTGCCTCAAGCAGCTCAACAAGGGCACCTTCAAAGAGCAGAACGACAAGCCGTACTGCCACGGCTGCTTTGTCAAACTCTTCAGCTAG
- the LOC102222159 gene encoding nascent polypeptide-associated complex subunit alpha, muscle-specific form isoform X1, which yields MCSDVFCFLDALLADLESTTSHISKCSLFLSDEAAYSLPVGGQDQKGISSPPERSLNGVDDSESFSSAQKSQWSRESSSPNQPSGEEDHVYSFPNKQKTSESSSSPAAMNSSLGSNLSELDRLLLELNAVQQSTPAFPTEVAPPLPASSTIRHIQENGLSAPGRIPPPTLEKPKHVVAARGIQDARPSVESLLDELESSVPTPIPTPLVVSDDGQAETLSQQQARMSASSATRELDELMASLSDFKVQSNSSSQLSVNQECGDPIFATGSPVSQAVAGPSITPQDTPLPLGSTFPSSAPLSLELHIDEDGCSVPTCSTVITSSKSLQFSQIQQKDHDGSVTSEVCLESFSVSSSLKDPTQAELGSLAHTSVTKASPCKDTAGRSSSPATVPKSPVTQSKIHSTTKAKNPSSADIKSKSFASKSLSPQVVTKSESPVMVSSPLDAVPRTSSPITVPWLSSPVPKCPSPLTIPALSSSLSIPRSASPDTAGRSSSPVTIPFLSSPVPKTASPLTLPNKSTSLVLPKSFGAEAIPRTSSPVTLPRLSSPVTVPKMDSWVPNGSPQLCRKTFTTSGTSSPRASPVSLATVPMNTLYSPENTGDVLDLTWPCREPLLDDTLDKILTPDSKRLIENQPPVCVVPGDEDKSWEEEDGLYPEYSREGTLTPMTESSWIDECFTPSSCPGTPDATLDLPVQQPSTVDRLSASGQLKSVIRRTKETSNVHPMYREGLLRRKMGPIIVNKSNSQDRLIEELQGKLGIGRVERRRKQQPDDWLTEGVIVMSNPQRMREEGIQPSVDKIIIPPESPAPQRKVLPPPQTPPPPKKPPPVKQTPPPLPPPPPTPPPPREPTPPPPKEPTPPPPREPTPPPVLPTPSPSPPPKPITPPPPPKVFVSVGCQTEYDPIFPPLQIQSQGIQSASAPTKPANKLDNMLGNLQSDLNKLGVQTNAKGVCGACKKPIAGQVVTAMGRTWHPEHFVCTHCQEEIGSRNFFERDGLPYCEKDYHNLFSPRCHYCNGPILDKVVTALDKTWHPEHFFCAQCGSFFGPEGFHEKDGKAFCRKDYFNMFAPKCGGCNRAILENYISALNSLWHPECFVCRECFTPFINGSFFDHDGQPYCEAHYHERRGSLCSGCQKPITGRCITAMGKKFHPEHFVCAFCLKQLNKGTFKEQNDKPYCHGCFVKLFS from the exons atgtgttctgatgtgttttgttttttagatgcTTTGTTGGCGGACCTTGAGTCCACAACATCCCACATTTCCAAATGCTCACTCTTCCTGTCTGACGAAGCCGCCTACTCCCTGCCTGTTGGGGGTCAGGACCAGAAAGGCATCAGCTCTCCGCCGGAGAGAAGTCTGAATGGAGTAGATGATTCAGAG TCCTTCAGCTCAGCTCAGAAAAGTCAGTGGTCTAGAGAAAGCAGCAGTCCAAACCAACCCAGTGGAGAGGAGGACCACGTTTACAG TTTCCCTAACAAGCAGAAGACCAGCGAGTCGTCATCATCACCGGCTGCCATGAACTCATCACTGGGCAGCAACCTGTCTGAACTGGACCGCCTGCTGTTGGAGCTCAACGCCGTCCAGCAGAGCACCCCTGCCTTTCCCACAGAAG taGCTCCACCACTGCCGGCAAGCAGCACTATCCGCCACATCCAGGAGAATGGGCTCTCTGCTCCTGGTAGAATCCCTCCACCTACCCTGGAAAAGCCGAAGCATGTCGTAGCAGCGCGAGGAATACAGGACGCACGGCCGAGTGTGGAGAGCCTTCTGGATGAGCTGGAAAGCTCGGTGCCCACACCCAT tcCCACACCCTTGGTCGTCTCAGATGATGGACAAGCGGAGACCCTGTCTCAGCAACAAGCCAGAATGTCTGCGTCCTCTGCCACACGAGAGCTGGATGAACTCATGGCTTCCCTGTCTGACTTCAAAGTCCAAAGCAAT TCCAGCTCTCAGTTGTCTGTCAATCAGGAGTGTGGTGACCCTATTTTTGCCACTGGATCACCGGTTTCTCAAGCTGTAGCAGGCCCGTCTATAACTCCTCAGGATACTCCTCTGCCTCTGGGCTCCACTTTCCCTTCTTCTGCACCTCTTTCATTGGAACTTCACATAGATGAGGATGGTTGCTCTGTCCCTACATGTTCAACTGTAATCACATCTTCTAAGAGCCTTCAGTTCTCCCAAATCCAGCAGAAAGATCATGATGGAAGTGTCACGTCTGAGGTATGTTTGGAGAGCTTCAGTGTCTCCAGTTCTTTGAAGGATCCCACCCAAGCAGAACTTGGCAGTCTTGCTCATACTTCGGTTACAAAAGCGTCTCCATGTAAAGATACTGCTGGCAGGAGCTCCAGTCCAGCCACTGTACCCAAGAGTCCAGTTACTCAGTCTAAAATCCATAGTACCACTAAAGCAAAAAATCCCAGTTCTGCTGATATAAAATCTAAAAGCTTTGCCTCTAAAAGTCTTAGTCCTCAAGTAGTTACAAAGAGTGAAAGTCCAGTGATGGTGTCCAGCCCTCTGGATGCAGTTCCAAGGACATCTAGTCCCATAACCGTTCCTTGGCTTTCAAGTCCAGTTCCAAAATGTCCAAGTCCATTGACCATCCCTGCTCTCTCTAGCTCACTATCTATCCCAAGAAGTGCTAGTCCTGACACAGCTGGACGAAGTTCTAGTCCTGTGACTATTCCATTTCTTTCTAGTCCCGTTCCAAAGACTGCAAGTCCTTTGACTCTTCCTAATAAATCCACTTCTCTAGTTTTACCCAAAAGCTTTGGTGCTGAAGCAATCCCAAGAACTTCCTCCCCAGTAACACTTCCAAGGCTTTCAAGTCCAGTAACAGTTCCAAAAATGGACTCTTGGGTTCCTAATGGTAGTCCTCAactctgcagaaaaacattcacTACCTCAGGCACCAGTAGCCCCAGAGCTTCTCCAGTGTCTCTTGCCACAGTACCAATGAACACCCTATACTCCCCAGAAAACACAGGAGATGTCTTGGATTTAACATGGCCATGCCGGGAACCTTTACTGGACGATACCTTAGATAAAATCCTCACTCCTGATTCTAAAAGACTGATTGAGAACCAGCCTCCTGTCTGTGTCGTACCTGGCGATGAAGACAAATCCTGGGAGGAGGAAGACGGACTTTACCCTGAGTATAGCAGAGAGGGAACCTTGACACCCATGACTGAGTCCAGCTGGATTGATGAGTGCTTCACTCCCTCCTCCTGCCCTGGGACACCAGATGCAACGCTGGACTTGCCAGTACAGCAGCCCTCCACTGTGGATCGACTGTCGGCTTCCGGTCAA CTGAAGTCGGTAATCCGCCGCACCAAAGAGACGTCCAATGTACATCCGATGTACAGGGAGGGATTGCTCAGACGTAAGATGGGACCAATTATTGTTAATAAAAGCAACTCGCAAGACCGACTCATTGAGGAGCTGCAGGGCAAGCTGGGGATTGGGCGAGTGGAGCGCAGGCGGAAGCAACAGCCAGACGATTGGCTGACTGAGGGAGTCATCGTTATGTCTAACCCACAGAGAATGCGGGAGGAAGGGATCCAGCCTTCTGTGGATAAG ATCATCATCCCCCCCGAATCACCTGCCCCACAAAGAAAAGTACTCCCTCCTCCGCAAACTCCCCCACCGCCCAAAAAGCCCCCACCAGTCAAGCAGACACCCCCACCGCTACCCCCTCCACCTCCgacgcctcctcctcctcgagAACCCACCCCTCCGCCCCCCAAGGAGCCGACTCCTCCGCCACCCAGGGAGCCCACACCTCCCCCCGTTCTCCCCACTCCATCACCTAGCCCCCCACCCAAGCCCATCACACCACCCCCACCTCCCAAGGTGTTTGTATCAGTGGGTTGTCAGACTGAGTACGACCCCATCTTCCCACCATTGCAG ATCCAGTCACAGGGCATCCAGTCAGCCAGTGCTCCTACAAAACCAGCCAACAAGTTGGACAACATGCTGGGAAATCTGCAGTCTGACCTCAACAAACTCGGCGTCCAGACCAACGCTAAGGGAGTTTGCGGTGCCTGCAAGAAACCGATTGCTGGACAG GTGGTGACTGCCATGGGCAGAACGTGGCACCCGGAGCACTTTGTGTGTACCCACTGCCAGGAAGAGATAGGCTCCAGGAACTTCTTTGAGCGTGACGGGCTGCCTTACTGCGAGAAAGACTACCACAACCTGTTCTCGCCGCGATGCCACTACTGTAATGGACCCATACTGGAT AAAGTAGTGACAGCTCTGGACAAGACCTGGCATCCAGAGCACTTCTTCTGTGCTCAGTGTGGATCCTTTTTTGGCCCAGAAG GTTTCCATGAAAAGGATGGAAAGGCGTTCTGCAGAAAGGACTACTTTAACATGTTTGCTCCTAAATGTGGCGGCTGCAACCGGGCCATCCTGGAGAACTACATCTCTGCCCTCAACTCACTCTGGCACCCAGAGTGCTTCGTCTGCAGG GAGTGCTTCACGCCGTTCATAAACGGCAGCTTCTTCGACCACGACGGCCAGCCGTACTGCGAGGCCCATTACCACGAGCGCCGCGGCTCCCTGTGCTCCGGCTGCCAGAAACCCATCACCGGCCGCTGCATCACCGCCATGGGCAAGAAGTTTCACCCGGAGCACTTTGTGTGCGCCTTCTGCCTCAAGCAGCTCAACAAGGGCACCTTCAAAGAGCAGAACGACAAGCCGTACTGCCACGGCTGCTTTGTCAAACTCTTCAGCTAG